GCGATCGCACTAGACGCAAAGCGACCCAGCAGTTTACTATAGAAGACTGTGAGTTTTTGCAAAGAGCCAGAGAGCCATGAAAGCCCAGGAGATCATCCGCTCCATTGAGTCGGAACAGTTGAAGACCGATCTGCCCGTCATCCACGTCGGCGATACGGTCAAGGTCGGAGTTGTGATTCAAGAAGGTGGCAAGGAGCGGGTTCAGCCCTATGAGGGCACCGTGATCGCCATGCGGAATGGCGGCATCAATGAAACCATCACGGTTCGCCGAATTTTTCAGGGCGTTGGGGTAGAGCGGGTGTTTCTGCTCCATTCGCCCCGCGTCGCCAGCATCAAGGTGCTGCGCCGAGGCAAGGCCCGTCGCGCCAAGCTCTACTATCTGCGCGATCGCGTGGGCAAGGCAACCCGTCTGAAGCAGCGCTTCGATCGCCCGCTCTAGGTCTGGTTTCTCAGGGGCGATCGCTCAGAAATCTTCAACACTGGGCTAGGCTGGGCGATCGCAACCTGATAGACTTGGGTAAACAGGCTTTGCTAGTTGTAGTAAATCCTGTCAAAAACCTACAGCTTTGCGCTCTTAGTTCAGTTGGTAGAACGCAGGTCTCCAAAACCTGATGTCGGGGGTTCGAGTCCTCCAGGGCGCGTTTTCAAATTTTCAAATATTCATCCAGTCGCCTCCGCTCGGCGCAGCGCTCTGGGCTTTTTAGGGTTTTGGCTTGTCGGGCGGCATTCCCAGGGCGATTGGCAGCAACATCCGGCTGAGAATGCGGCCGTCTTCAAGCTGATACAGGCTCAGTTCGCTGCCCATCTGCTGCATGAGGGCCTGGCAGATTTCCAGGTGCAGCCCAGGTGGGGTGTCGAGGATGGAGGGCGCTAGCAGATCTTCGGGGCGGCCCGTTTGCAGTTCTTCAAGCAGTCGCGGTTCGATGATGCCGTTGTCGGTGATGGACAACTCCAGCCAGCGGGCATCCAGCGGGCGACACCATACGTCGAGGCGGCTGCCCGCGGGCGATCGCAAGCAGGCATTGGTCAACACTTCGTGCAGCACGAGCTCTAGCTTGGTCAGGTCGCCGCCGATATTCAGGCTGCTTTCCTCGTTGTGAACCTGGTGCCAGAGTTGGCGCTGGCGAATCAGCGGCTCGACGCGCTCCATTGCCCGCTTGAGCAGCGAGGCCAGGGGGGTCGTCTCGTATTCGCTGTGGAGTTGCCACTGCTCGTTTTTCAGCACTGGGGCGATCGCCGACAGCAGACCCCCCAGTTGCCGCACGACCTGCTGATAGCGGTTGTTGGCCAGGGGGTCTTTTTGGTTGCTGAGTTCGTTGAGCCGTTTCACCCCAATGCCCAGCGCCCGGTAGATCTCTTCCAGTTGCCGATGCTTATACCAGTTGATTTGCTCTAGATCGCGCTGTCGCAGGGTGAGGGCTTCCGACAGGATGAGGTAGCGTCGCGACCAGGCTAGCTGGCTAACGAGGGTGCCAAAGGCATTGAGCTGACGCTCGTGCCAGTAGCGATCCAGGTGATCTGCCACGATGACCATGCCACCCGGTTCATGCTCAGGCGTGGTTCGCAGCGCCATGACCAGAATTTGCCCAATGTCGCTGCCGTTGAGCCAGCGGCGCGTTTCGGCATCGATGTCGTCGATGGTAAGCGGGAGGAGTCCGTCGGTGTGCTTGGCCCACTGCACGAGTGAGTCAGAATGGAGGGCGACCGCCGCATCCAGATGAATCGAAAAGCGAGCATTGCCGACCACGGCGGAGGTGATGTATCCCAGATTGCGGCCCGGCTGCCAAGTGACTAGCGCCGCCAAGGGAACCTCAAGAATTTGGGCAATTTGCTGCATGGCTGAGCGCTCCAGCGTTTCCAGGGTGTGGATTTGCTGGAGGGTGGTCATGCCCCACTGAATCGTCTGGTTGATCTTTTGCTGTTGCTCGGTCTGCCGCTGGAGTTGCCACTGGTGCAGGATTACGCCGATTTGCTGGCTAGCGACGCGCAGCACGGCCCGTTCGGCGCGGTTCCAGGTGCGGGGCAGGTCGTGACCCAAGACCACCAGCCCTTCGAGCGATCGCCCGATCGCGGTATGGCACACCACGACTGATTGCAGCCCCGCATCCAGAAACGCCTGCCGCCAAGCCATCAGCTTCAGGTCTTCGGTCAGGTTTTCAATGCCGACGGGGTCGGTGCTGCGCTCCAGCATTTGCCAATCGACCTGGTTGAGCGCGTCTAGCCAGGGGGGCAAATTGCGTCGCTGCGACCCATGACTTTGATAGACCACCTCAAAGCCCTCCTGATCGAAACTGTAAAGCAGCACCGCAAAGGTTTCGGCCCGCAGCCGTTGGCTCAGCAAGTCGGAGGCCCGCTTCAGGGTTTGGTTCCAGTCATAGTCGCTGAAGATGGCGGTGGACAGTTCAGCCGTGAGCGCCTGATCCAGCTTCACCTGCTGAATGGTTTCCTCCATACCCTCCAGGGGCGCAGTCAGGGCGATCAGTTGAGCCGCGCCGCGCACGTAGCTCTTTTCCTCGTCTGACCAGATGCGGGGTTCGCTGCCCTCGACGGCCAAAAAGCCGTGTAGCTCGTTGTGCAGCAGAATGGGAGCCACCAAGAGCGATCGCGCCTGAATCTGCTGCATCAGTCGCCCCGTCACTTCTGCCTTGAGCGAGCTATGGGCCTCGCCCACCGACACCAGTTGATCCGCCGCCAACGCCTGATAAAAGCTGTTCACTTCCTGGGCAGTAAAACCCGTGATGGCTTGTCCGCTGCCGTAGCCGTTGCCATCGCGGCTGCTGGCCCGCAGCCAAAAGTAGCGTCGCTCAGTCTCAAACCAGTAGACGTTGGTGCGCGTAGGGGCGACAAAGCGCTGGGTTTCGTCCACCACTGCCGCCAGACGAGCGGAGAGATCTGGGAGCGATCGCAGCTTGCCCAACAGCGCCAAGAGCGGCTCGGCGGGGCGCTTGGTCTGCTGCCGCTGTCGCTCTGCTTCAAGCTGAAAGAGCGACGATGCCAGCGCCCCAAAGACCATCGACAGTCGGGTTCGCTCGTCGGCATGGGGCGACACCCCCCAGAGAAACGACCCCAAAATTACCACACCCAGACATTGATCCCGATGCCGTAAGGGAAAGATGGAGGCTCCCTGGATGGCATACTTTTGGGCCAGCTTGCGCCAGTCGCCTGCCCGCATCTCTTCGCGCAGATCCGGCACGCCCATCGGCCGCTGCTGAATCACCACCTGCTCCATTAAATCGCCCGGATTTAGCCCAAACTGCTGCCGTAGGGGGCCGGTGTCACCATTGGGCACGCGCCCACCCCGCCCGCGCAGACAGTGCCCCACCCGGTCATAGGAGGCAATCCAGATGAGCGAATAGTCGCATTCTTCCTCGACATAGGCGATCGCCGTTTCTACCAGCACATCTTCAGTTTCCTCCTCACGCAGAGCCTGAAGAGTTTGCTTTAGAGTCGCCAGTTGTTTTTCAGGGTTTGACGGCTTTTTGGAAGAACCCATGTCAGCGTGACGATCGTGCGCGGGTAATAACTATCTGGGAAGAACCTTGGGAAGAGTCTTGGGAAAAGTCTACAGAGAAATCTACAGGGAACAATCTGCGAAAAGCCTGGGTAGTCCGGGCAGATAGGTGGCTAGCGCAAAACCGCTGTAGGGCAGAGCGATTGGACAGGCTAGGGCGATCGCTCTAGCGTGAAATAGCCTGGTACAAATCTAAGAACACCCTCTTTCCACATCAAGCCCACATCAAGCCTGTATCAAGCCCACAATTGGCCTTTGGGGGCTAGCTTGGGCAACCCGATGCGCTGAACCGACTCATTGTATCGACTGAAAACCCAATTGGCACGGCACCCCGAAATCCCAACGACACCCTGCTGCTGAGTGCCAGTTTAAGTCTAATCACAGCTTAAATCTAGCGAGAGTGCCGAAAGCTGTCTGTTGGGACAGAACGTTTTATAAGCTGCATCTGGACGGAGATAGCCTAGGCATTGTTTTATAGCTTTCTAGGTCGTTGATTGCCCTGAGTCGATCCCCCTAAATCCCCCTTAACAAGGGGGACTTTAGACTTTTTAGGTCGTTGATTGACTTGAGTCGATCCCCCTAAATCCCCCTTGACAAGGGGGACTTTAGACTTTCTAGGTCGTTGATTGACTTGAGTCGATCCCCCTTAAATCCCCCTTAACAAGGGGGACTTTAGACTTTTTAGGTCGTTGATTGACTTGAGTCGATCCCTTTAAATCCCACTTCAAAAGGGGGACTCCCGGAGCGGTTTGACCCGGTTCCCCCCTTGTTAAGGGGGGCTAGGGGGGATCAAAGGGTTTTAAAACATGCCCTAGCAGTCAAACCCCAGGCATGGATGTCGAGCGAGTGTGTCGAATGGGCAGGGGGCGGGGTCTGTTTTTTGGGATAGCGCGGGCCGCCCCCATAAATCCTCTGGGCTAAACATGCCCTGATCTACAAAACCGATGACGCTCCCTGACGTGATCTAGAATGCCCCGTCAGCGGGCAAGTCTATCTGGGAATGCCCAAATACGGTTTGGCCTTGCTCAACGGGGGAGGTGTTTATCCCACAGGGCAAGCAGGGTCAAGGTTCGGAGAGGTGCGCGTGGAACCACCGGCCAAACCGCAGCGTTGACGAGGGCCGCAGCGGCTTAGCGGCTTCATCATGCAGCAGATTTGGGCAAATTTGATAGGACGGATTTGATGAGGCAGATTTGATGGGGCAGATTGAGACGGATTAATTGAACAGATTAATACTGAATCACACGGGGCAGTTCCTTTGCCTGAGCGACCCAATTGGCAACGAGGACGGCTTCGGGCAATAGCTTGACGATATTCCGTTCTTCGTTCAAGCGGACAATTTGCTGATGCAGGTTTTCGGGGTTTCGCTGGGCCAGTTCGGGCACGGTGTCTACGCCCGCCAGTTCGAGCAGGTCGGCATATTCTCGCCCGATGCCTTTGATGCGATACAGATCTGCCAGGTTGAGCCAGCGCAGCAGATCGGCTTCGGGCAATCCGGTTGCTTGCGCCAACTGCTTGCGCCCGCTGGGGGTTGCGCCTTTTTCTAGCAGGGCTTCGGTGGTTTCGATGCCGGCGGCTTGCAGGGCTTTGGCGGCCGCGTCGTCAATACCTTTGATGACGGTTACATTATTATCTTTCATTTGTAAGGCGATTTAGGGTAGCTAGATGGGAGAGTCTAAATATTGGGCGATCGCCATTCTGCTGTCATCCCAACCATCTATCTGCTTGAGACAGCGGTCGGAACTGCATTCGCACGGCAAAGCCCCAGCCCCTAATATCCGCTGTGAGCTGCGTCCCTGTAGGTAATCCGGGTGACATCCGGCAGCCGGGGGAGGAATCTGATTTAGGGCAACATGGGCGACCTGAACCCTGACCGCATCGGCCCTCTCAAAATTGCCCCTAAAAATTGCCCCTAAAAATTGCCCTTAAAAATTGCCGTAGTGGGCGATCGCCCCCGTCAGCCGTTCTAGCACCTCCGCCACGGGTAATGCCCCGAGTTCACCGGAGGCGCGGGTGCGGATGCTGAGGGATTGGGTTTCCATCTCCTTGGCTCCGATCACCGCCATCACCGGGATTTTGTCCTTTTCGGCATTGCGGATCATCTTGCCCAGGCGTTCG
The Thermoleptolyngbya sichuanensis A183 DNA segment above includes these coding regions:
- the rplS gene encoding 50S ribosomal protein L19, which codes for MKAQEIIRSIESEQLKTDLPVIHVGDTVKVGVVIQEGGKERVQPYEGTVIAMRNGGINETITVRRIFQGVGVERVFLLHSPRVASIKVLRRGKARRAKLYYLRDRVGKATRLKQRFDRPL
- a CDS encoding GAF domain-containing sensor histidine kinase, whose product is MGSSKKPSNPEKQLATLKQTLQALREEETEDVLVETAIAYVEEECDYSLIWIASYDRVGHCLRGRGGRVPNGDTGPLRQQFGLNPGDLMEQVVIQQRPMGVPDLREEMRAGDWRKLAQKYAIQGASIFPLRHRDQCLGVVILGSFLWGVSPHADERTRLSMVFGALASSLFQLEAERQRQQTKRPAEPLLALLGKLRSLPDLSARLAAVVDETQRFVAPTRTNVYWFETERRYFWLRASSRDGNGYGSGQAITGFTAQEVNSFYQALAADQLVSVGEAHSSLKAEVTGRLMQQIQARSLLVAPILLHNELHGFLAVEGSEPRIWSDEEKSYVRGAAQLIALTAPLEGMEETIQQVKLDQALTAELSTAIFSDYDWNQTLKRASDLLSQRLRAETFAVLLYSFDQEGFEVVYQSHGSQRRNLPPWLDALNQVDWQMLERSTDPVGIENLTEDLKLMAWRQAFLDAGLQSVVVCHTAIGRSLEGLVVLGHDLPRTWNRAERAVLRVASQQIGVILHQWQLQRQTEQQQKINQTIQWGMTTLQQIHTLETLERSAMQQIAQILEVPLAALVTWQPGRNLGYITSAVVGNARFSIHLDAAVALHSDSLVQWAKHTDGLLPLTIDDIDAETRRWLNGSDIGQILVMALRTTPEHEPGGMVIVADHLDRYWHERQLNAFGTLVSQLAWSRRYLILSEALTLRQRDLEQINWYKHRQLEEIYRALGIGVKRLNELSNQKDPLANNRYQQVVRQLGGLLSAIAPVLKNEQWQLHSEYETTPLASLLKRAMERVEPLIRQRQLWHQVHNEESSLNIGGDLTKLELVLHEVLTNACLRSPAGSRLDVWCRPLDARWLELSITDNGIIEPRLLEELQTGRPEDLLAPSILDTPPGLHLEICQALMQQMGSELSLYQLEDGRILSRMLLPIALGMPPDKPKP
- a CDS encoding DUF4332 domain-containing protein encodes the protein MKDNNVTVIKGIDDAAAKALQAAGIETTEALLEKGATPSGRKQLAQATGLPEADLLRWLNLADLYRIKGIGREYADLLELAGVDTVPELAQRNPENLHQQIVRLNEERNIVKLLPEAVLVANWVAQAKELPRVIQY